The following nucleotide sequence is from Herpetosiphonaceae bacterium.
CCAATGTCGATCCGCGCACCGAGACGCCCTTCACCTTCCACGAGCGCCCGATCCGCCAGATCAACCCGCAGATTTCGGCGGAGATGGAGGCCGTGGTGATGCAGGCGCTAGAATACGATCCGACCCAGCGGCCACAGACCGCCGCCGAGTTCAAGTCGCTCCTGCTCAGCGTGCCCTGCCTCAAGGGGCTGAGCGGCGGGATCGCCGCGCCGGTGGCCGCGCCCGCGATCAACGTGCGCAGCGGCAAAGGCGCGACAACCGAGCTAGTCTGGCGCTTCGCGTGCGAGGACGAGGTGCGCTCATCGCCGCATGTGCGCGACGCGCTGGTCTATGTCGGCAGCTACGACACCAACCTGTACGCGCTAGACGCCATGACCGGCGAGTTCCGCTGGAAGCGCGCGACGCTCGGCGGCGTCTCGTCGTCGCCGACGACCTGGGGCGATCTGGCGCTGATCGGGTCGGAGGACGGCCAGCTCTATGCCCTCGACTCGCGCAAAGGCACCGTCAAGTGGACCTTCCGCACGGGTCGCGCGGTGCGCTCGTCGCCGCGCGTCGAGGATCGCATCATCTACGTCGGCTCCGACGACCAGCACGTGTACGCCATCGATGGGCAGAACGGACGACAGCTCTGGAAATACCGCGCCTGGATGCCGGTTCGATCCTCCTGCGGCATCGGTCAGGGCATGGTCGCAGTGGGATCGTCGGACGGGCACGTCTACGCCCTCGACGCATTCAACGGCGGTCTGCGCTGGAAGCACCGCACCCAGCAGGGCGTGATCTCGTCGCCAGCGATCAGCGACGGGCTGGTCTTCGTCGGCTCGATGGATAACAACGTCTATGCCCTGGACGGCGAGGGCGGCTGGCCCGTGTGGCGCTTCAAGACGGGCCACTACGTCAACGCCTCGCCCGCCGTCGTCGGCATGCGCCTGTTTGTGGGCAGCGTAGACGGCAGCTTCTACGCCCTGGAAACCAAGAGCGGCAAGCTCGTCTGGAAGTTCGAGAGCGGCACGCAGATCACCTCGTCGGCGCGCGTCGTCGAGGGACGGGTGTATTTCGGCGGCGTGAACGGCATGATCTACTGCCTGGATGCGTCGAGCGGCGCGCTGATCTGGCAGTACCAGGCCGAGGCAGCGGTCGTGTCGTCGCCCGCCGTCGCCAACGGAATCGTGTACGTCGGCTCGCTCGATCATCATCTGTACGCGCTGAAAGCCTAGGAACACCGAGGGCAGGAACCGGGAGCCAATCCAATCAAACGCATGGCTCCCGGTTCCCGCTGCTTCAATCGCCCCCCGTACTGGTCCCCGAAAGGAGCCGCCGATGCCGGCCTGGCGAGACATGCTATCGCGCTTCCGCAAAACCGCGCCTACCCATTCCAATTCTGAGATTGCCACGGCAACCGTCGCCGACCCCGGCGTAGAAACGCTGGTCGCGCCGCATAATCTGCCGATCGAGATACCTGCCGCCGCGCCTGAGGCCGAGTCGCAGCCGATCGAGGCCGACGAGACGCGCCGGTTTGGCGATACAACCCGCTCGCTGGCGTCGAGCGCGCCGCACCTGGCGGTGCTGCTGGGCGAGCGCGTGCTCAGCGCTGCGGCGCTGCGAGACATTGGCCGCGAACGACAAGAAAACCAGGATCACTGCTGCGCGCAGATCGTGACCCTGCCCAGCGATCACAGCGATCTGACGCTTGGACTCTTCGTGGTCGCCGACGGCATGGGGGGCCACCACGATGGCGGCTATGCCTCGAAGCTGGCGCTGACCACGGTGGTACAGGCGGTGCAGGCCGAGTACGTGCTGCCGATCTTGAGCGGCGAGCGCCGAGCGCCCCAGCCGATCATGCAGGCGGCGGTGCAGGCGGCCAACGCTGCGGTACACGCCGCCGGGCAGGAGGCGGGCAACGACATGGGCACCACCTGCACGGCGGTGCTGCTCGACGGCCAGCAGTTGATCACGGCGCATGTCGGCGATACGCGGGCGCTGCTGATCGGCGGCGGCGTCAAGCAGCTCACCACAGATCACACCGCCGTGGGACGGCTGATCGCGATCGGCGCGCTCACGCCGGAGGAGGCGCTCGATCACCCGCTGCGGAGTCATCTGTATCGCAGCGTCGGGCAGACGCCCGACGTGACCGTCGATGTGACGACGACGACGATCCACGACGAGAGCCATCTGGTGATCTGCTCCGACGGGCTGTGGGGCCTGGTGCCCGAAGCGGAGATCGCCGACATCGTGACGGAAGCGCCGACCGCGCAGATCGCCGCGCGGCACCTGATTGCTCGTGCTAACCTGCTTGGCGGCCACGACAATATCTCAGTAGTGGTCGTCACGCTTCCCGACGGATCGCGAGGCTAGCCCATGACAGCACCGATCACCCTCCACATCCAGCCAGCCCGCGCCGCGCTTCAGGTATCGAGCGAGCCACAGATGGTCTATCTGATGGTGACGGGCCGCGCCGCCGCGACGAGCCAGAAGCACCTGCCGCTGAATCTATGCCTGGTGCTGGATCGCTCCTCCTCGATGCGCGGCGAGCGTCTGTTTCAGGTCAAAGAGGCGGCGCGTCAGGTGCTCAGCCAGATGCAGAGCACCGATGCGTTCGGGCTGGTGGCGTTCAACGATCGGGCCGAGGTGATCGTTCCGTCGCAGCAGGTGCGCGATGCCGAGTCGCTCAAGGCGCAGGTGATGAGCCTTGAGGCGCGCGGCGGCACCGAGATGGCGCAAGGGCTGGCGCTGGGCCTGCAAGAGATCGAGCGGCCAAAGATCAACGGTATTAGCCGCCTGGTGCTGCTGACCGACGGACGGACCTACGGCGACGAGCACGCCTGCGTCGAGCTGGCACGGCGGGCGCAGCGGCGCGGCATTGGCCTGACCACGCTTGGCGTCGGCACGGAGTGGAACGAAGACCTGCTTGAGACGATGACCGCCGGGCCGAACAGCCGGACGCAGTACATCACCGCCGCGAGCGAGATCGGCAATGTCTTTGTGGCGGAGCTAAACCGGCTGCACGCGACGGTCGCCCAGAGCGTCGAGCTGACGCTCTCGATCAGCGCCGAGACGCAGATCCATGCCTGCTATCGCGTCCAGCCGTTTATCGCGCAGCTTTATCCACAGGCAGCGGGAAGCGGCACGTGGCGCGTCCCGATCGGCGAGTGGGCCGCCAACGAAGACCAGACCTTTATCGTCGAGCTGATCGTGCCGCCCGTAACCACCGGCACCCACAGCGTGGCACGGCTCGACCTGCGCTATGAGCTGGTTGGGACGATGGGCACGCAATCGGCGGCGGCGGTGGTGCAGCTTCCCGCCCTCCTGGACGAGCAGCCGGTCGCGTCTGAGGTCCGCCGCGCGCTGGAGCGGATGGTCGCCTACCAGTTGCAAACGCGCGCCTGGGAGGCCGTTGCCGAGGGTAAGATCGAGGATGCGACCAAGCGGCTGAGGATGGCGGGCACGCATCTCTTCAACTCAGGCGAGGTGGCGCTGGCGGAGATGGCGCACGCCGAGGCGACACGCCTGTTGCAGGGCGGCTCGACCAGCGCCGACGGGCGCAAGCGGATCAAATACGGAACGCGCGGTCTGATCGCCGGACGCTAGTG
It contains:
- a CDS encoding serine/threonine-protein kinase, giving the protein MSLLKKGGTTKGISLPQSVTAPDAKETTDSPPSGSVGSIPRPATGFGTGSIRRSTTQLQMLPSGTVLQGRYAVENVLGVGGMSMVYRGRDLRFKDVIRTCAIKEMYQSAPDSNTRLLTLKNFERESGLLATLSHPAIPKVYDFFEENDRIYLIMELIAGRDLEATLDQAKQPIAEQRAGSWALQICDVLHYLHNHSPEPIIFRDMKPSNVIVTPEDRIVMIDFGIARIFQENQRKGTMIGTEGYAPPEQYRGIADPRGDVYALGATLHHLLTNVDPRTETPFTFHERPIRQINPQISAEMEAVVMQALEYDPTQRPQTAAEFKSLLLSVPCLKGLSGGIAAPVAAPAINVRSGKGATTELVWRFACEDEVRSSPHVRDALVYVGSYDTNLYALDAMTGEFRWKRATLGGVSSSPTTWGDLALIGSEDGQLYALDSRKGTVKWTFRTGRAVRSSPRVEDRIIYVGSDDQHVYAIDGQNGRQLWKYRAWMPVRSSCGIGQGMVAVGSSDGHVYALDAFNGGLRWKHRTQQGVISSPAISDGLVFVGSMDNNVYALDGEGGWPVWRFKTGHYVNASPAVVGMRLFVGSVDGSFYALETKSGKLVWKFESGTQITSSARVVEGRVYFGGVNGMIYCLDASSGALIWQYQAEAAVVSSPAVANGIVYVGSLDHHLYALKA
- a CDS encoding PP2C family serine/threonine-protein phosphatase, giving the protein MPAWRDMLSRFRKTAPTHSNSEIATATVADPGVETLVAPHNLPIEIPAAAPEAESQPIEADETRRFGDTTRSLASSAPHLAVLLGERVLSAAALRDIGRERQENQDHCCAQIVTLPSDHSDLTLGLFVVADGMGGHHDGGYASKLALTTVVQAVQAEYVLPILSGERRAPQPIMQAAVQAANAAVHAAGQEAGNDMGTTCTAVLLDGQQLITAHVGDTRALLIGGGVKQLTTDHTAVGRLIAIGALTPEEALDHPLRSHLYRSVGQTPDVTVDVTTTTIHDESHLVICSDGLWGLVPEAEIADIVTEAPTAQIAARHLIARANLLGGHDNISVVVVTLPDGSRG
- a CDS encoding VWA domain-containing protein: MTAPITLHIQPARAALQVSSEPQMVYLMVTGRAAATSQKHLPLNLCLVLDRSSSMRGERLFQVKEAARQVLSQMQSTDAFGLVAFNDRAEVIVPSQQVRDAESLKAQVMSLEARGGTEMAQGLALGLQEIERPKINGISRLVLLTDGRTYGDEHACVELARRAQRRGIGLTTLGVGTEWNEDLLETMTAGPNSRTQYITAASEIGNVFVAELNRLHATVAQSVELTLSISAETQIHACYRVQPFIAQLYPQAAGSGTWRVPIGEWAANEDQTFIVELIVPPVTTGTHSVARLDLRYELVGTMGTQSAAAVVQLPALLDEQPVASEVRRALERMVAYQLQTRAWEAVAEGKIEDATKRLRMAGTHLFNSGEVALAEMAHAEATRLLQGGSTSADGRKRIKYGTRGLIAGR